The following are from one region of the Prochlorococcus marinus str. SB genome:
- a CDS encoding alternative oxidase: MKKLNSLILNSTVNFLDFIYSGRSLQRFWVLEVIARSPYFAFLSVLHFKESLGIKNEKTMILMKEHFYQAINETEHLKEMEKRGGDRFWIDRFFARHLVLVYYWIMVFYYFFSPANAYDVNIKIEKHAFETYSKYLIDNPNDQKIKEIAQDELNHVQELNEALSMLTKV, encoded by the coding sequence ATGAAGAAATTAAATTCTTTGATTTTGAATAGTACCGTTAACTTCTTAGACTTCATATACTCTGGTAGATCTTTACAAAGATTTTGGGTTTTAGAAGTCATAGCTAGATCACCTTATTTTGCATTTCTTTCAGTTCTTCATTTTAAAGAATCCCTAGGAATTAAAAATGAGAAAACAATGATTTTAATGAAAGAACATTTTTATCAAGCTATTAACGAAACTGAGCATCTTAAAGAAATGGAGAAAAGAGGAGGAGATAGGTTCTGGATTGATAGATTTTTCGCGAGACACCTTGTGCTTGTCTATTACTGGATCATGGTTTTTTATTATTTCTTCTCTCCTGCTAATGCTTATGATGTCAACATAAAAATCGAAAAACATGCATTTGAAACTTATTCCAAATATTTAATAGATAATCCAAATGATCAAAAAATAAAAGAAATTGCTCAAGATGAATTAAATCACGTCCAAGAACTTAACGAAGCTTTGTCAATGCTTACTAAAGTTTAG